A section of the Armatimonadota bacterium genome encodes:
- a CDS encoding aldo/keto reductase, which translates to MKYTSLGRSGLQVSRLCLGTMNFGPHATPEESYAIMDRAHEHGINFFDTADVYGWQKGEGITEKIIGDWFAKGGNRREKTVIATKLYGDMGNGNMDGWPNTNRVTALHIRRACEGSLTRLKTDYIDLYQMHHIYRDTPWEEVWEAFTILKQQGKVLYIGSSNFAGWHIAQANEKAKRRGIMGLVSEQSKYSLLQREIEMEVGPAAEAYGVGVIPWSPLASGVLAGVMKGQEGARRHGDWVKKLIEEKGDKLTAWEDLCESIGEQPADVALAWTLSKSFVTAPIIGPRTLEQLDGSLRALEIEITTELNEKIDAIFPAFKTSPEHYAW; encoded by the coding sequence ATGAAATACACGTCGCTAGGCCGCTCGGGCCTGCAAGTTTCGCGTCTGTGCCTCGGCACCATGAACTTCGGACCCCACGCAACCCCCGAAGAGAGCTACGCGATCATGGACCGCGCCCACGAGCATGGCATCAACTTCTTCGATACCGCCGACGTCTACGGCTGGCAAAAGGGAGAGGGTATCACCGAGAAGATCATCGGTGACTGGTTCGCTAAAGGCGGAAACCGCCGAGAAAAGACCGTAATCGCCACCAAGCTCTACGGCGACATGGGCAACGGGAACATGGACGGATGGCCAAACACCAACCGCGTCACCGCCCTCCACATCCGCCGCGCATGCGAAGGCTCTTTGACCCGCCTGAAGACGGATTACATCGACCTTTATCAGATGCACCACATCTACCGCGATACCCCGTGGGAAGAGGTCTGGGAAGCGTTCACCATTCTCAAGCAGCAAGGCAAAGTCTTGTACATCGGCTCCTCCAACTTCGCCGGGTGGCACATCGCCCAGGCGAATGAGAAAGCCAAAAGACGCGGCATCATGGGCCTCGTCTCCGAGCAATCCAAGTATTCCCTTCTCCAACGCGAAATCGAAATGGAAGTTGGACCCGCTGCCGAAGCCTACGGCGTAGGAGTCATTCCTTGGTCACCTCTTGCCAGCGGAGTCCTTGCCGGTGTCATGAAGGGCCAAGAAGGCGCTCGGCGCCACGGCGACTGGGTGAAGAAGCTCATTGAGGAAAAAGGAGATAAGCTCACCGCCTGGGAAGATCTCTGCGAATCCATCGGCGAACAACCCGCCGACGTAGCCCTCGCCTGGACCCTCTCGAAGTCGTTCGTCACCGCCCCAATCATCGGTCCCCGAACCCTCGAACAACTAGACGGTTCCCTTCGAGCCCTCGAAATCGAGATCACCACCGAGCTTAACGAGAAGATCGACGCCATCTTCCCAGCGTTCAAGACCTCACCAGAACACTACGCTTGGTAA
- a CDS encoding MFS transporter gives METHYQVPIEDDLGHPSPYGDRPLTLSEHLTIAAYWFATNFHWGALLLILLPGDIRVLAPDNKATVLGLVTGLGAIPALIVPLIAGALSDRCTHPSGRRKPFLAKGIAVNILGLVMMAATVQMHKQLPVPLAFYLLGYTVVQIGNNIASGAFMGVIPDVVPDKERGKASGYMALMTQFGTLFGAVGAGMLLKGTLERYFAVALVLVLVGFSTRKIKEFHQTESEPIDWNTYWRSIWIDPKQFPDFAWVWITRFLVMMGFYAIMPFINYYLVDVVGVAQDKVDSTAPMLLGVVLIVSSVSGYYGGAISDKIGRKKVVYIANTIIAIVAPLFVLAHSMPFALLVGALFGFGYGAYISVDYALGTDVLPSNTDAGKDMAVWHIAMTLPQSITAPIAGILISLPGKTTTPALEVGGEAISHYKLAGYAMVFILCSICFALGAYLLRNVKGVK, from the coding sequence ATGGAAACCCACTACCAGGTTCCGATTGAGGACGACTTAGGGCATCCGTCGCCGTATGGCGACCGCCCACTTACCCTGTCGGAGCATCTGACGATTGCGGCGTACTGGTTCGCAACAAACTTCCACTGGGGGGCACTCCTTCTCATACTCCTTCCAGGAGATATCCGGGTGCTCGCGCCAGATAACAAAGCAACCGTTTTGGGACTCGTCACGGGCCTCGGAGCGATCCCGGCCCTGATCGTCCCCCTAATCGCTGGAGCGCTCAGCGACCGCTGTACCCATCCATCTGGCCGACGAAAGCCGTTTCTGGCGAAAGGCATCGCGGTCAACATCCTCGGCCTAGTCATGATGGCCGCTACCGTGCAGATGCACAAACAGCTTCCCGTCCCGCTCGCTTTTTATCTTCTTGGCTACACCGTCGTCCAGATCGGGAACAACATCGCCTCGGGAGCCTTCATGGGCGTCATCCCGGATGTTGTGCCGGATAAAGAGCGCGGAAAAGCTTCGGGCTACATGGCGCTGATGACCCAATTCGGCACTTTATTCGGTGCCGTCGGTGCAGGAATGCTCCTAAAAGGAACCCTTGAGCGGTACTTCGCGGTTGCGCTGGTCCTAGTTCTGGTTGGGTTCTCAACACGAAAGATCAAAGAGTTCCATCAAACAGAATCCGAACCCATTGATTGGAACACCTACTGGCGGAGCATTTGGATCGATCCCAAGCAGTTCCCGGACTTCGCCTGGGTTTGGATTACTCGCTTCCTCGTCATGATGGGCTTCTACGCCATCATGCCATTCATCAACTACTACCTCGTCGACGTGGTCGGCGTGGCCCAGGACAAGGTGGACTCGACAGCACCGATGCTCCTTGGAGTAGTTTTGATCGTTTCTTCGGTGTCAGGCTACTACGGCGGAGCAATCAGCGACAAAATCGGTCGAAAAAAAGTCGTCTACATCGCGAACACGATCATCGCGATCGTCGCCCCTCTGTTCGTCCTCGCACACTCAATGCCTTTTGCCTTGCTAGTCGGCGCGCTGTTCGGTTTTGGCTACGGAGCCTATATCTCGGTCGACTACGCCCTTGGCACCGACGTTCTGCCCAGCAATACCGATGCCGGAAAAGACATGGCGGTCTGGCACATCGCGATGACTCTGCCCCAGTCAATCACCGCCCCCATCGCCGGAATCCTCATCAGCCTCCCCGGCAAAACCACGACTCCGGCGTTAGAAGTCGGCGGCGAAGCAATCTCTCACTATAAGCTCGCAGGCTACGCAATGGTCTTCATCCTCTGCTCGATCTGTTTCGCGCTGGGTGCCTATCTGCTCCGGAATGTGAAAGGCGTGAAATGA
- a CDS encoding GAF domain-containing protein codes for MSAITSNQSAFQKASREVLSYLAHRHPMSLWMVTRANGDEWIVLDSNDRLYGVKGGQVFKWSDSFCSRMVKGEGPRIAPDSNQIEVYRSAPIGQQVEIAAYVGIPLYDHHQEFFGTLCAIDPCVQDQELTHSLPELELIASLLMHVYQGEVERSRVERRSLALANESWTDTQTGAHTLRAWEYDIRSADLEIAVSAHPGGVIVIQHEFATADAAAFVANLQSKLGPYSRIYKMGIHEFAILMCNIGEVKQHAVLTLLQGYNEKLCIGYHSRRAAQNFLDCYQLAKSLAHYSMQAAA; via the coding sequence ATGTCAGCGATCACTTCAAATCAATCCGCGTTTCAAAAGGCAAGTCGAGAGGTACTCAGTTACCTCGCTCATCGACACCCGATGTCGCTTTGGATGGTCACCCGTGCCAACGGGGACGAGTGGATCGTACTAGACTCAAACGATCGGTTGTATGGGGTCAAAGGGGGCCAAGTCTTCAAGTGGTCCGACAGTTTCTGCAGCCGTATGGTGAAGGGTGAGGGACCACGTATTGCACCTGACTCGAATCAAATCGAGGTTTACCGCTCCGCTCCTATTGGACAGCAAGTTGAAATTGCGGCCTACGTCGGCATTCCGCTTTATGATCACCACCAAGAGTTCTTCGGAACTCTCTGTGCCATTGATCCTTGTGTGCAAGACCAAGAACTCACACACAGCCTGCCAGAGCTTGAGCTGATCGCTTCACTTCTCATGCACGTTTACCAAGGTGAGGTGGAAAGGAGCCGCGTTGAAAGACGCAGTTTGGCACTAGCAAACGAATCTTGGACTGACACTCAAACTGGGGCTCACACGCTTCGCGCTTGGGAGTACGATATTCGGTCGGCTGATCTGGAAATTGCCGTTTCCGCTCACCCAGGAGGTGTCATTGTGATTCAGCATGAATTCGCGACCGCCGATGCGGCTGCATTTGTGGCAAACCTTCAGTCCAAGTTAGGACCATACAGCCGAATTTACAAAATGGGGATCCACGAGTTTGCCATTCTTATGTGCAATATTGGAGAGGTCAAGCAACATGCGGTGCTCACCCTTTTGCAGGGATACAATGAGAAGCTTTGCATTGGCTACCATTCTCGTCGTGCCGCGCAAAACTTCCTCGATTGCTATCAACTTGCCAAATCACTCGCACATTATTCGATGCAAGCTGCGGCTTAA
- a CDS encoding 3-deoxy-7-phosphoheptulonate synthase gives MRLTDDLRITDARPMIPPAILHEEMPLTNDIARRVADARNAVSDTIHGRDDRLVVVVGPCSVHDPKAVLEYAEKLLPHACRLEDKLIVLMRAYFEKPRTSVGWKGLINDPDLDESYHVNKGLRLARKLLLDVNELGLPTASEYLDLQLPQHIADVTSWVAIGARTTESQVHRELSSGLSMPVGFKNTTEGNVQRAVEAVIAAKQSHWFPSITKQGVSSLFKTSGNDDCHIILRGGTQTGTNFDRDSVQAARELLLKNELPARLMVDCSHGNSSKDHRNQALVIDSILDQLKQPDHGIMGVMIESFLVEGAQKVGPSMVYGQSVTDACIGFEETVALLEKLGAANLNKTS, from the coding sequence ATGCGCCTTACTGATGACCTCCGAATAACTGACGCCCGGCCAATGATTCCTCCGGCGATCCTGCATGAGGAGATGCCACTCACCAATGACATCGCGCGCCGAGTTGCAGACGCTCGAAACGCAGTCTCGGACACAATCCATGGACGGGACGACCGGTTAGTCGTCGTCGTCGGCCCATGCAGCGTCCACGACCCGAAAGCTGTTCTAGAATACGCCGAAAAACTGCTCCCGCACGCCTGTCGACTTGAAGACAAACTGATTGTCTTGATGCGGGCCTACTTTGAGAAACCGCGTACGAGCGTTGGATGGAAAGGTCTCATCAACGATCCTGACCTTGACGAAAGCTACCACGTCAACAAGGGACTCCGGCTTGCCCGCAAGCTCCTCCTCGATGTCAACGAACTTGGGCTTCCCACTGCCAGTGAATACCTCGATCTCCAACTGCCTCAGCACATCGCAGATGTCACAAGCTGGGTCGCAATCGGAGCCCGAACTACCGAAAGTCAGGTCCACCGCGAACTGAGCAGCGGTCTCTCGATGCCCGTTGGCTTCAAAAACACGACCGAAGGCAACGTCCAACGCGCCGTAGAAGCCGTCATCGCCGCCAAACAGTCACACTGGTTTCCCTCCATCACCAAACAAGGCGTTTCATCACTTTTTAAGACAAGCGGGAACGATGACTGCCACATTATCCTTCGCGGAGGAACCCAGACCGGAACCAACTTCGATCGAGACTCAGTCCAAGCTGCTCGGGAACTTCTCCTGAAGAACGAGCTTCCTGCTCGGTTAATGGTGGACTGCAGTCACGGCAACTCAAGCAAGGACCATCGCAATCAGGCTCTCGTCATCGACTCGATCCTCGACCAGCTTAAACAACCGGATCATGGGATTATGGGCGTGATGATCGAGAGCTTTTTGGTTGAAGGGGCGCAAAAGGTGGGCCCGAGCATGGTGTACGGTCAAAGCGTCACGGATGCCTGTATCGGGTTTGAAGAAACAGTTGCCTTGCTCGAAAAACTCGGCGCAGCAAACCTTAACAAGACTTCTTAG
- a CDS encoding cytochrome c encodes MKAVALIPALAVVALAGMVFAQDPPKEPVKTTKLDFKKDIIPIVKANCISCHNKDKAEHNVMFPDNMTEEDALKNARMWRNSAREVKKGAMPPKNNGTMGDKDRAKFVEWVEAKIPRPARRPGGEPPKTTGGGH; translated from the coding sequence ATGAAAGCCGTCGCCCTCATTCCCGCGCTAGCCGTGGTTGCGCTCGCAGGTATGGTCTTCGCCCAAGACCCTCCCAAAGAACCCGTCAAAACCACGAAGCTCGACTTCAAGAAGGACATTATTCCAATCGTTAAGGCGAACTGTATCAGTTGCCATAACAAGGATAAGGCGGAGCACAATGTGATGTTTCCGGACAACATGACCGAAGAAGACGCGTTGAAGAATGCCCGAATGTGGCGCAACTCGGCTCGCGAGGTGAAGAAGGGTGCAATGCCTCCCAAGAACAACGGAACAATGGGCGATAAGGATCGGGCAAAGTTTGTGGAGTGGGTTGAAGCAAAGATCCCTCGACCAGCACGCCGACCGGGCGGTGAGCCACCGAAGACGACTGGCGGCGGCCACTAA
- a CDS encoding DUF423 domain-containing protein — protein sequence MNRWVKVAALSGALAVALGAFGAHGLKSHVTGEALETWKTAAHYHLIHSAVLLMLGLLSEKLVWSKRLMLVGMCIFAGSLYIYVLSGVKFFAIITPLGGLSLILGWISLALGERRA from the coding sequence ATGAATCGGTGGGTGAAAGTTGCTGCGCTTAGCGGGGCTCTTGCAGTCGCGCTCGGGGCGTTTGGCGCGCATGGTTTGAAGTCACACGTCACCGGAGAAGCTCTTGAAACGTGGAAAACCGCGGCGCACTACCATTTGATTCACTCAGCTGTTTTGCTTATGTTGGGATTGCTGAGCGAGAAATTAGTTTGGTCTAAGCGGCTGATGCTGGTGGGAATGTGCATCTTTGCCGGCTCGCTCTACATCTATGTGCTCAGCGGAGTGAAGTTTTTCGCAATCATCACTCCACTGGGAGGTTTATCGCTGATCCTGGGTTGGATCAGTTTGGCACTTGGTGAACGCCGGGCTTAG
- the uppS gene encoding polyprenyl diphosphate synthase: MDTKLKKIQVQAQEQGIDLDALPHHLAIIMDGNGRWAKKKGWQRLLGHREGYKALRGALLNSSDLGIKYLTVYAFSAENWRRPSEEVEGLMTLIEKATREELRIMHTNNVRLNFSGRIEELPAGLRDALETGMEMTANNTGIVFTLAVNYGGRAEIVDAVKDLIAAEFDPEDITEELISAHLYNPHQPDPDLMIRTAGEMRWSNFLLFQGAYCELWVTQDPWPEFSKQHLLDAVKEFQRRTRKFGAVV, translated from the coding sequence ATGGATACCAAGCTTAAAAAGATTCAAGTTCAGGCGCAAGAGCAAGGGATTGACCTTGATGCTCTTCCCCACCATCTTGCTATCATCATGGATGGCAACGGTCGCTGGGCGAAGAAGAAGGGCTGGCAGCGACTTTTGGGTCACCGCGAAGGCTACAAGGCCTTACGCGGTGCTTTGCTGAACTCAAGCGACCTTGGGATCAAGTATCTTACGGTCTATGCCTTTTCTGCAGAGAACTGGCGCAGGCCCTCAGAAGAGGTCGAAGGGTTGATGACCCTAATCGAGAAAGCCACCCGAGAGGAGCTGAGGATTATGCACACGAATAATGTGCGTCTCAACTTCTCGGGCCGAATCGAAGAGCTCCCCGCCGGGCTGCGAGACGCTCTCGAAACCGGCATGGAGATGACCGCCAACAACACCGGCATCGTCTTCACCCTCGCCGTAAACTACGGCGGAAGGGCGGAAATCGTCGACGCCGTCAAAGATCTCATCGCCGCAGAGTTTGACCCGGAGGACATCACTGAAGAGCTGATCTCCGCTCACCTTTACAATCCCCACCAGCCCGATCCAGACCTCATGATCCGCACGGCTGGCGAGATGCGCTGGAGCAACTTCCTCCTTTTCCAAGGAGCCTATTGCGAGCTCTGGGTTACGCAAGATCCGTGGCCTGAATTCTCCAAGCAGCATCTTCTCGATGCCGTCAAAGAATTCCAGCGGCGCACCCGAAAGTTTGGCGCCGTGGTTTAG
- the frr gene encoding ribosome recycling factor, with the protein MSVNETLQEAEHKMQQALEAMIHDFASYRTGRASPAILDRVHVEYYGVETPITQIANVSVPEARQLMIQPYEKSMVGPIEKAIMKSDLGINPNNDGTGIRLIFPAMTEDRRKDMVKQVHARTEQGRVAIRNVRRDANDSIKGLEKKKEITEDEVKGGEAKVQKLTDTYIAKADDLGKKKEEELMQV; encoded by the coding sequence ATGAGCGTAAACGAAACCCTGCAGGAAGCAGAACACAAGATGCAACAGGCCCTTGAGGCCATGATCCACGACTTCGCGAGCTATCGCACCGGCCGCGCCTCCCCGGCGATTCTCGACCGTGTTCACGTCGAGTACTACGGAGTCGAAACTCCGATCACTCAAATCGCAAACGTCTCCGTTCCGGAAGCACGGCAACTCATGATCCAGCCATATGAGAAGAGCATGGTTGGCCCGATCGAAAAGGCGATTATGAAGAGCGACCTCGGAATCAACCCGAACAACGACGGCACCGGCATCCGCCTCATCTTCCCTGCCATGACCGAAGATCGCCGAAAGGACATGGTCAAACAAGTGCACGCCCGAACGGAACAGGGACGCGTCGCCATCCGAAACGTCCGCCGCGATGCAAACGACTCGATAAAAGGACTTGAGAAGAAAAAGGAGATCACCGAAGACGAGGTGAAAGGCGGCGAGGCGAAGGTCCAGAAGCTCACCGATACCTACATCGCAAAAGCCGATGATCTAGGCAAGAAGAAAGAAGAAGAACTGATGCAAGTCTAA
- the pyrH gene encoding UMP kinase codes for MASGRRPFKRALIKLSGEALAGDLKFGLDPHVLNYIANEVAAVHRAGIEAAIVVGGGNFIRGETFSAEGGIDRSVADQMGMLGTLMNSLGLLSAIEKKGVEVRVQSAITIAAVAEPFIKRRAMRHLQKGRMVIFAAGTGNPYFSTDTAAVLRALEIDADVIVKATKVDGVYDSDPKKNPNAKRYDKLSYNTAIQDRLKVMDQTAFTMAEEHKLPLIVLDFHKPGALLDALSGGPTGTLVGDEQS; via the coding sequence TTGGCGAGCGGTAGACGACCCTTCAAACGCGCACTTATCAAACTCAGCGGCGAAGCCCTCGCTGGAGACCTCAAATTCGGTCTTGACCCCCACGTTCTGAACTACATCGCAAACGAAGTGGCTGCTGTTCACCGAGCCGGCATCGAAGCCGCAATCGTTGTCGGTGGAGGAAACTTCATCCGTGGCGAAACCTTTTCTGCTGAAGGAGGAATCGACCGTTCAGTCGCCGACCAAATGGGGATGCTCGGCACCCTCATGAACTCCCTCGGGTTACTTTCCGCTATTGAAAAGAAAGGCGTTGAAGTGCGCGTTCAAAGCGCAATCACCATCGCCGCAGTCGCCGAACCATTTATCAAACGACGCGCAATGCGCCACCTGCAAAAGGGTCGCATGGTCATCTTTGCGGCTGGAACAGGTAACCCGTACTTCTCTACCGACACCGCTGCTGTCCTGCGGGCACTGGAAATTGACGCCGACGTTATCGTCAAAGCCACCAAAGTCGACGGAGTCTACGACAGCGACCCGAAGAAGAATCCGAACGCCAAGCGGTACGACAAACTGAGCTACAACACTGCAATCCAGGATCGCCTCAAGGTCATGGACCAGACCGCATTCACGATGGCCGAGGAGCACAAACTCCCGCTCATCGTCCTCGATTTTCACAAACCAGGTGCCCTTCTCGACGCCCTCAGTGGCGGACCGACAGGGACCCTCGTAGGAGACGAACAATCATGA
- a CDS encoding ribosomal protein L7/L12, whose product MRIKRTSDVIELISERAFYFFGGGIACGALAFLFLKYKGDGMFVGLGSVLGLAAVGLIGYGIKVALGTRKVASFSVDCPICTERNELVAKPENEDVTCVACNHLIPIKDSKVLPVEQVRCGFCNSLNYYSEKTELLICETCNHEIPITQEEGKPTKQLPKGYAVVDDNQSYELVLIDGGKKDEEIIKVLQHMLALNRNQVKDMLEETPVTLLQGIPRMKAEMLAAQIGSHGAKAEMRVLSQ is encoded by the coding sequence ATGCGAATCAAACGCACCTCCGACGTCATTGAACTCATTAGCGAACGCGCGTTCTACTTCTTCGGCGGTGGAATCGCTTGCGGAGCACTTGCCTTCCTCTTTCTGAAATACAAAGGCGACGGCATGTTTGTCGGGCTTGGTTCGGTTCTGGGTCTGGCAGCCGTCGGCCTCATTGGCTACGGAATCAAAGTCGCTCTTGGAACCCGCAAAGTCGCTTCCTTTTCGGTGGACTGCCCAATCTGTACGGAGAGAAACGAACTCGTTGCAAAACCCGAAAACGAGGACGTCACATGCGTTGCGTGCAATCACCTCATTCCTATCAAAGACAGCAAGGTTCTGCCAGTTGAGCAAGTCCGCTGCGGCTTCTGCAATTCCCTCAACTACTACTCAGAAAAAACTGAGCTCCTCATCTGCGAAACTTGTAACCACGAGATCCCCATTACCCAGGAAGAAGGCAAACCAACCAAGCAACTCCCTAAAGGCTACGCAGTGGTGGATGACAACCAAAGCTACGAGCTCGTTCTGATCGACGGCGGCAAGAAGGATGAAGAGATCATCAAAGTGCTCCAGCACATGCTGGCTTTGAACCGAAATCAGGTGAAAGATATGCTCGAAGAGACTCCCGTAACCCTGCTCCAGGGCATCCCTAGAATGAAGGCGGAAATGCTCGCCGCCCAAATCGGTAGCCATGGGGCAAAAGCCGAAATGCGGGTTCTGAGCCAGTAG
- a CDS encoding RNA polymerase sigma factor — MIYEGAGSFDEDTILVERFVAGDQSAFETLYSRYYTRVFNLARGVLIDPEEAADATQEIFALVYRNLPKFNRQSKFSTWLFRISVNRAIQESRKRRFRNKPLELDQAAEHPAPPQGGEEPDPRVQLAMEKLAPQDRAIITLFYWQELSLQEIADSMDINLNAAKTRLYRARERFRQYFEQEPEL; from the coding sequence ATGATCTATGAAGGTGCGGGAAGTTTCGACGAGGATACAATCCTCGTCGAGCGCTTCGTCGCCGGTGATCAAAGTGCCTTCGAGACCCTCTATTCGCGCTACTACACTCGCGTTTTCAACCTGGCCCGAGGCGTCCTGATCGACCCTGAAGAAGCCGCCGACGCGACGCAGGAAATCTTCGCGCTTGTCTACCGCAACCTGCCAAAGTTCAATCGCCAAAGCAAATTCAGCACCTGGCTCTTCCGAATCTCCGTCAACCGAGCGATCCAGGAGTCTAGAAAGCGAAGGTTCCGAAACAAGCCACTAGAACTTGACCAAGCCGCCGAACACCCGGCTCCGCCTCAAGGTGGCGAGGAGCCAGATCCACGCGTCCAGCTTGCCATGGAGAAGCTTGCCCCTCAAGATCGCGCAATCATCACCCTTTTCTACTGGCAAGAACTCAGCCTCCAAGAGATTGCCGACTCGATGGACATCAACCTCAACGCGGCGAAAACCCGCCTTTATAGAGCCAGAGAAAGATTCCGCCAATACTTTGAACAGGAGCCCGAACTCTGA